A genomic window from Lotus japonicus ecotype B-129 chromosome 1, LjGifu_v1.2 includes:
- the LOC130737641 gene encoding hypersensitive-induced response protein 1: MGNLFCCVQVDQSTVAIKERFGRFEEVLQPGCHCLPWILGSQLAGHLSIRVQQLDVKCETKTKDNVFVNVVASVQYRALSEKASDAFYKLSNTKTQIQAYVFDVIRASVPKLLLDDAFEQKNDIAKAVEEELEKAMSAYGYEIVQTLIVDIEPDENVKRAMNEINAAARLRLAATDKAEAEKILQIKRAEGEAESKYLHGVGIARQRQAIVDGLRDSVLGFSGNVPGTTAKDVLDMVLVTQYFDTMKEIGATSKSSAVFIPHGPGAVRDVASQIRDGLLQASHH; the protein is encoded by the exons ATGGGGAATCTTTTCTGCTGTGTGCAAGTGGACCAATCCACAGTGGCTATCAAAGAAAGATTTGGACGATTTGAAGAAGTTCTTCAGCCAGGGTGCCACTGCTTGCCATGGATCCTTGGAAGTCAACTTGCCGGTCATCTCTCTATTCGTGTGCAGCAACTAGATGTTAAATGCGAGACCAAGACAAAG GATAATGTCTTTGTCAATGTTGTTGCTTCAGTGCAATATCGTGCCCTGTCTGAGAAGGCCAGTGATGCTTTCTACAAACTTAGCAATACAAAGACCCAAATCCAAGCCTATGTTTTTGATG TAATTAGAGCAAGTGTTCCAAAACTCCTCTTGGATGATGCTTTTGAACAGAAAAATGATATCGCCAAAGCTGTGGAAGAGGAGCTTGAGAAG GCCATGTCAGCTTATGGATATGAAATTGTTCAAACACTGATTGTTGATATTGAGCCAGATGAGAACGTGAAGCGGGCTATGAATGAAATCAATGCTG CTGCAAGATTGAGGCTGGCAGCTACTGATAAGGCAGAGGCAGAGAAGATCTTGCAAATCAAGCGAGCTGAGGGTGAGGCTGAGTCTAAGTACCTCCATGGTGTCGGTATTGCTCGCCAGCGTCAAGCAATTGTGGATGGTTTGAGAGACAGCGTGCTCGGATTCTCCGGTAATGTACCAGGGACGACTGCAAAAGATGTCTTGGACATGGTCCTTGTCACTCAGTATTTCGACACTATGAAAGAAATTGGTGCTACCTCCAAGTCTTCTGCTGTTTTCATTCCCCATGGACCCGGTGCTGTTCGTGATGTAGCAAGCCAAATTCGTGATGGACTTCTTCAGGCTTCTCATCACTAG